DNA from Acidobacteriota bacterium:
CCCATTCTACTACAGAATATCCCCTCTTAGAATCTATATCCCTCCTTTTAGAGAAAAAAATGATAAAGATAAAGAAAACTTTATCTACTATTTTATCTTTAAAAAATCCCATAAAATTGGAATAAAGAAAGAGATAAGCCTTGAGGCAATGGAATACCTTAAGAGATATCACTTCTCTGGGAACATAAGGGAGCTTAAAGCAGTGATTGAAAGAGCAGTCATTCTATCTAAAGAACCAATTATAAATGTAGAAGATTTACCAGAAGAGATATTAAATCCAATAAAAGTATCATTTTTAGAGGGTTCATCCCCTTCAATCATAAAAGAAATCCTTCTAAGAATGGAGAAGGGAGAAAGTTTCTGGACTACAGTTCGTAAACCCTACCTCCAGAGAGAGCTCAACAAATATCAGCTAAAAGAAATTCTTCACCATGGTCTTAAAGCATCACGAGGAAGCTTTAAAGCCCTTCTTCCTTATTTCCACATAGAGGAGAGAGATTATAAGAAATTTATGGATTTTTTGAGGCATCAAGGCATAAAGATTGAGACATTAGGGAGAGAATCGAAAAAGAGAAGAAAAATCGAGTTTATATTCGACTGAGTCGATTTTTATCTCGACTAATAAAAATTCAGTATTGACGAGGTTTTTAAACGACTTTTCAGAGAATTTCTGAAAGATGAATCGAGTTTATACTCGATTTTCTAAAACCATCAAATCCACAAATCCTTTATAGATGCACCCCTCTAATTTGGCATGGTGTTTGATATAAATTAAATGTATGAATATCGAGAATATAGAAAAACTCCGCAGGAAACCTAGGCGCGCTTATAAACAACCTATTAATGAACTTCATTTTTATTTCAAGAAATTATGGAAAGAATCAAAGCCTATTGCGAAGCTATTCAGAACCGATTCTCATGGTTATCTTTATGATACTGGAACAAATAAGATTCTTAAGTGCGATGATATTGAATATAGTCTTCTCACAAAACTTATATCCATGGATATAGAAGAAGCTATCAACAAGACACTATCAGAGTATACAAAGGAACAATTCATAGAGGCTGCTAATAAAATAAGAAGTGCAATTGAAAAAGAGAATATCCTTCAAACAAAAAAAGCGACTCAATTCGGCTTATCAGCTCATTTTCATAATATTGAAGAATTAATTAATACATCACTTGGAATGGTACAATTGGAAATAACCGAGCAATGCAATCTTCGTTGTAATTACTGTATTTATAATCCTTTTGTCTCAGATAAAAGAAATCATGGTAACCGTAATATGAACCCTTCAGTTGCAAAAGCAGCCATCGATTATCTTACAACTCATAGCAGTGGAAAAGAGGGAGTAGCTGTTACTTTCTACGGCGGTGAACCATTGCTTAGATTTCCATTTATAAAATCATGTGTTAATTATGCCCATCATACATTAAACAAGAAAAGACATCGTTTTAGTTTAACTACTAACAGTACATTACTAACCGCCGAAATGGCTGATTTTTTCTATCACGAGAATTTTAGTGTGGTAGTTAGTATAGATGGTCCGGAAGAGATCCATGACGATTATCGAAAAGACTTTAGGGGGCGGGGAAGTTTTAAGCATACAATACTCGGATTAAAAAATTTAATTGATGTTTTTGGTGAAGGTTCTAAAGAAAGAATTTTTCTTAGTATGGTGTATACTCCACCTTATTCTGAAAGGAAACTAAACCGTATAAGCAAACTATGGGTTGAAATACCATGGCTTCCGAAAGATATTCCTGTACTAATTACATACCCTCACTCAGAGAGTATTCCAACTGAAAAATATCCAAATAATAGCATTTTAGAAGATAAAACTATGCTGGAATGGGCAATAGAAAGATATATGGATTATTATACTGGCAAGAGCGAGTTAAATCCAATAGCAAATAGTATAATAGAAGAAAAACTTGCAAGGTTAATACAGCGTCCAATTTATCCAAAGCCCATAGATAAATATTATCTGAATGGATGTTGTATTCCAGGAGTTAGAAAAATATTTGTTTCAACTGAAGGTGATTTTCACTTATGTGAGCGGGTGCCAAGTACAGCCCCAAAGATTGGAAATGTATATTCAGGTATTGATATAGAAACAATTGAAAATATCTATATTGACGAATATAGTACGAAAAGCCTTCCTTCTTGTTCTACATGTTGGGCAATTCAACTTTGTCCTGAGTGTTATGTCAATGCTTTTAATAATGGAAAATTTGATATTAACAAAAAAATTAAAAATTGTATAATTGCTCAATATTTAACAGAAAAATATTTACGATTTTTTTGTAAATTATTGGATCTTAATCCAAAAGGGCTCAATTATCTTTCTAAGTGGAGAATAGAGTAACTATGTATAATCTAAATCATTCTTTGATATGAAAGTGATATTTTTAATTTTTGAAAAAAATTTGAATAATTTGTTTAATTGCGAAGACGAGATTTTTCAAAATCTCAAGATTATAAGGAGGTGCTACAATGATTTTAGTAAAACCTGAGGGCATTTCAGAACTTTCAGAGGTAACACCTTTAACAACATGTAAGTGCGCTTGCTCCCCTCCTGAGGTTGGCTCTGCGTCTACCTATCAAGTAAGTGTTGACTTAGGCGGTTGTGCTTGTGCATGTTGGGAGCCAAGTAGTGCATGGGCCCATGTAGATGCACGGGACTATCCAATATAATCAGACAGGAAGGATAAGACAAAAATACAAGATAAGGGATGTTTATTAAGTATTCTAAAGCAAACCTAAAAATAATTCATTACCATTGCGGTCTAAATTAGAGGAGGGGCTAAGAGAAATTATGTGCAAAAAAAGTTAATCCTTGGATTAAGATAACTATAATAAGTTTCAGAGAGGTGATAAAATAAAAGAGGATTTTATCATATTTTTATAAGTTGTTTTAATGGGATAAAATAATATTCTTTTTAATTAGAGTGAAAAAAGGATAAAATATTTCATAAAAAAGGATTATGACTGCCTCAAAAATTAAAATTTTAATGAGTTTAATTATATTTCTTCTCTTATCCTCCGAGGCATCTTTTCTGGCAAAAACCATTCATAATACCATGCAAGAGATAAATGGTTGTGAGAGTAAAGTAAAAATTACATTAGTCAGAGAATGGGGGGGTGAAGAGACTGCTGACAAAGCCAAATTTTTTAATGAGCCAACCGATATAGAAATTGATAGAGATGGACTTGTATACATTGTGGATTCTGGAAATCACCGTATTCAAGTATTTGACAAATCAGGCAAGTATATAAACACAATTGGAAGAAAGGGACAAGGTCCCGCTGACTTTTTATACCCATTTGATCTAGAATTTGATAATAAAAACAATATGATTATCTCTGATAGGTATAATTCAAGAATTCAGATTTTAAAGACTACAGGAGATTTTCTTAAAACTTTTAAGATCAATTATTTTCCTTATCATATTGGTGTGATGAGAGGTGGAATAATCATGTATAATGGAAGTAGATCTTTAAAGTCTTCGTCTTTAATCCTTCTATACAATTATGAGGGCAGAATTATTAGAGAAATTGGGAAACGAAAAGAGGAAAAATCTTTATTACTTACTTTAATGAAATCTTCTATTTATTTCTCTTTGGATACTTATGAAAATATTTATACTTCTTATTTATACAGCCCGCTTCTTCAAAAATACTCAAATACAGGAGAACTGGTAATGAATATTTCATTTGAAATGCCCTTTACGGTTCCAGAGTTGAAATATATGCAAACCAAGAGTTACATTGGACTACAAGCAGAACAGATATCTAAAGGATTATCAATTGATAATCAAGGAAGAATCTATCTTATAGTCATAACAAGACCAAGAACGAAAGAGGAGTATAAAATTGGCACAAAAATGATAATTGAGGACAGAAACAGAAGTATAAATATTATCCCTGGTCCAAAAGCTTATGTTGATTCTGAGACCACCGATTTGTACAGACTATTAGTTTTCAATAATTCAGGCAAGATAATTACTACCAAGCAATTAAACACTTATTGCGATAATATAAAAGTGTACAATGATAGGTTATTTATTATCGATAGATATGTAGGTATGAAGATTTACGAATATAAAATAAATTTTGAATAACTTATTTAAATGTTTCAGGCAACAATAAATTTTAAAGAATCAATTATATCTCAAAAAAATAAAGAAGAAAGCTCAAAATTTCATTTTTCATCTGTTAGACTAATCCTTCCTTATCTGAAAGAACATTTGAAAGAGGGCTTGTTTGCCTCAATTTTTATGATTCTCCTTTCCCTCCTTGTCCTTCCTACTCCCTACCTCATGAAATACATTGTGGATGATGTAATTACAAAAAAGAATCTAAGTTTACTAAACCTTATTATCCTTGCCATTATAGGATTTCAGATTTTAAAGCTTCTCTTATCATTTCTAACAAACTATTTCTTCAATATCTTAAATCAAGAGGTTCTGGTTAAGATAAAGAAGGATCTTTTTTCTAAGCTCCTTCGACTTCCTCTCTCCTTCTTCGACTCACAACAGACAGGCTATCTTCATTCAAGAATTTCTGAGGTCGAAGGCCTGGGAATCTTCTTTTCTAACTACATTGTCCGAATACTTATTGGAATCCTTGAGTTTTTATTCTGCCTCTGGATTCTTCTTTATCTGAATTGGAAGCTAACCCTTATATCATTAACAGTCATTCCATTCCTTTTCGTTGCAACCAGATTCTATTCAAGATCGATAAGGAAAACAAGTAAAGAGGTTATGGAGAAGGGAGCAAGTCTTTCAAGGAAGATACAGGAATCCCTATCAGGGGTTGAGGTTATAAAATCTTTCTCTTCAGAGGATAGAGAGACAACAAAGATTCACACTTCCTTAGATGAACTAAAACAGACTAACATAAAACGAAATATCCAGTTCACCATCTCATCAGAGATTCTTTCTCTGATAGGAGCTCTTGGAGGATTCATTGTCCTATGGTATTCAGGATGGAAGATAATAGAGGGAACATTTACCATTGGAACATACATCGCATTTTCAGCCTATCTTGCAAAACTCTATGGACCAACTCAAATCTTAGCAACAATGGGACTTACCCTTCAACCAGCAATAACAGCTCTAAACAGAGTCACAGAGCTATTTGAGTTAATAGAAGAAAGGGACGAAGGAGTAAGGATTAAAGAGATAAAGGGAGAAATTGAATTCAAGGATGTCTTCTTCAGCTACGATAGTAAAAAGGAAGATGTTCTGAAGAGTCTCAATCTCATAGTTAAACCAGGGGAAAAGATTCTCATCAAAGGACCAAATGGCTCAGGGAAAAGCACAATAGTAAAGCTAATTCTTGGACTATATAGAACAGATAGAGGGAAGATAACCATAGATGGCAGAGATATAAATACCCTCTCCCTCTCCTCCCTAAGAGAAAGAATCTCCTTTGTCTCCCAGAATGTATTTTTATTCAATGACACAATTTGGAATAATATCCTCTACAGCAAGCCCGATGCAAAGGATGAGAAAGTAATTGAATCAGCCAGATTAGCAGGAGCCTACGAATTCATAATGAATCTGGAAGATGGATTTGAAACAGTGATTGGAGAAACAGGAAAGAAGCTATCTGGTGGAGAGAGAAAAAAGCTATCAATTGCAAGGGCAATCCTTAAGGACTCAGACATAATAATATTTGATGAGGCAACCTCAGAGCTTGATTTAGATTCACAGAAGAGGATCGAGGAGCTTATAACTGAGAGATTCAAAGAGAGAACCTGTATTATAATCTCCCACAGGGCTTTTGGAAAAAATTCCATAGACAGAAAATATACCTTGAATGATGGAAAAGTAGTAGATACAAACTCTAAATTCATTCGTATGGGCTAACGCTTTTATATACTTATCAACTTTACATCACTACAATTGCTCTTAAAAGAGACTCTTCACCTTTTCTTAATAAGTCAAAAGCATCGTTGATTTGAGATAATGGAAATTTATGGGTGACAAGTTCTTTTATTTTTATTTTTCCAATCTTTGCCAATTCAATAATTTTTGGATAGTCGACCGGCCGACATCCAAGAGAACCCATTACTTCCATCTCTCTGAACATGATTCTTCCTGCATTTAAACAAAGATTCTGGTCTGAATAACCAATCACAACAAGCCTTCCTCCACTCTTTAGAGAATTAAAAGCGATTTCCATGGTTTTTGGATTTCCAATAGCTTCAATTGCAACATCAGCTCCTCCACCAGTCATTTTTCTTAATGTTTTAGCTAAATCTTCAACCTTAGAAGCATTCACTATTTCATAAGCACCGAATTTTTTAGCCCATTCCAGCTTACTCTCTTTTACATCCACTGCCACAACGATCGCTCCCATCGCTGAAGCAAGCTGAACCACATTAATGCCAACTCCACCGCATCCAAAAACAACTACTACATCTCCAGGTTTTATGTTTGCCCTGTTTTTTACTGCATGGTATGGAGTGGAGACCGCATCAGCTATTACTGCTCCTTCTTCCAGAGGAATTTCATCAGGAAGATGAAATATATCTTTTGCTGGAGCTGCAATATATTCAGCATATGCTCCGTCTATATTATTCCCAAGCATTATCATATTTCTACAAATATTCTCTCTTCCTGTTCTGCAGTATTCACAGTATCCGCAGGTCAAGACTGCAGGAATTAATACTTTATCTCCAGGTTTAAACTCTTTAACATCCTCTCCTACTTTTTCTACTATGCCAGAAGGCTCATGACCTAAAATTAAAGGTGGTTTTTTAAAAGTTGGAACACCATGATCAATGTAATGTAAATCTGTATGACATACTCCACATGCTCTAATCTTAATAAATACTTCATCTCTCTTTAATTCTGGAGTTGGAAATTCCTCGATTTTTAAAGGTTGATTAGGCCCATAAAAAATTGCTGCTTTCATATTATTTCTCCTTTTATTTATTTTTCCAGAGAGGCTCCCTTTTTTCAAGGAATGCTTTTAAGCCTTCATTTGCATCTTCGGTTTTCATCAATATGGTTAAATAATCCTCATCTGCAAACTTTAAATTATTCTGGAAATCTAACTTTATAATTTTTTTAATAACAGTTTTTGTAATTTTTAAAGAAGAAAGGCTCAGGGATTTAAACTTTTTAAGATATTCATCAACTTCTTCATAAAATCTTTCTGAGGATATTATTTTATTTATAAGACCTTTTTTTTCTGCCTCTGTAGCATCAATTATCTCTCCAGAAAGGATAAAATCCATAATAAATCTTGAAGGGAAAACTAAAGGATATAGAGCTACAGCTACTGGAGGAAATACTCCCAGCTTTATCTCTGGCTGACCAAATTTTGCTTTCTCAGAAGCAAGAACCATATCACAGAAAAGAGCCAGCTCACATCCTCCTCCTAATGCAGAACCATTAACAGCAGAAACTGAGATTCCTTCGAATAAATCAAGAAGGTAAAACATTTTATGAAAAGTCTTAAGCATTTCATTTACTTTTTCTGGAAGATGCTCTCCTACATCAGCTCCTGCTGAAAAGGCTTTTCCTTCGCCTTTTATGAGAAGAATTTTACATTCTTTCCATCCTAAAACTTCTTCTAAAGCCATGTTTATCTCATTCATCATTTTTATGTTCAATATATTAAGGGGAGGCCTGTTAAGAGTTAAAACAAAAACATCATCTTTTTTTTCAACAATTATGTTTTCATATGACATCACTTCCTCCAAAATTTTTCAGTTAACTGATTATTAATGCAAACGTATTTAATTTTAATACATTTCTACCTCCTCACCCTTCCCTCTCCCCTAAGGGGAGAAGATTAAAGCCTGCCCCGTACTTGATACGGGGGTAAGGGATAAAAATAGTGTGCTGTCCCATAAATATCTTTATAAACAAAAAATTTCTCATAAAGCCCACTGAAGGGGTATGGGGAAGGAACTTCTCAATATCTGGGGGTGCTCAGCGAAGCGTCTAAGGAGATCTTTCTCCCATAGGGAAAGTGTCATGTCACAAAGGAATAACAAAAGATATTTAAGTGACACGACAATAGAATGTAACAAATATTTGTGCGTTTGTATTAATTTTTCAAAACCAATTAAATTTGAAATTTTATTCATCAGTTTTAAAAGGAAGGCAACTATTTTTCAAATATGGCATTGCCATTTTGATAAACTCTTCTTCATTTACAGTTCTTGAGACCCATTCTTTCCAGTTGAATCTTATTCCAAGCATCACATTAAAACTTAATCTTACAGCTTCGAGGGCTAATTCATAAAAGTGAGTGCATCCATCTGATTTTCCAAGAGCATTTATTAACTTTTTATTAATTCCCCTTTCGATTTTGAACCCTTCTATCCTTTTTATGTTTTCTAATGTATAGTTACAAACTTGAAATGGAGCTTTTAAAATTTGGGCGCTTGCCTCTTCAATTACTGATGTTTCAAGGTTAATTTTTAACTCAACCCTCATGTTGTGACTTAAATCGAGTAACGAAGCTTCGGTAACAATGTATTTTTCATTCAATTTCCTTACAGAAGAGTTTATATTTCTTTCATAGATTTCCATTTTTCCTCCGCTCTTTATTTCTCTCTTTTAATTACCATTGCAGTAGTTACTCCCCCACCCCCGCATATTCCTGCAATTCCTATCTCTTTATCTATTCTTCTTAGCGCATAATATAATGTCACGAGTATTCTTGCACCACTTATCCCTGTAGGATGACCAAGAGCTATCGCTCCTCCATGAATGTTAAGCTTACTCCTGTCCCATTTTAGGTTCATCTCATTTGCCAATATCTGAACGGCAAAAGCTTCGTTTACTTCAATAAGGTCCATATCCGACAATGTCATACCTGCATCTTTCAATACCATTGGCATACTTATCGAAGGTCCTTCTCCCATCACATCAGGGTCAACTGCAGCTGTAGCATGAGAAATTATAGAAAACAAAGGTTCAACTCCTAAACTCCTTGCTTTTTCCCTTGAAGTTACAACAAGGGCTGTGGCTCCATCTGACATGCTGCAAGAATTTCCAGCTGTAACTGTTCCATTCTGTTTAAACACAGGTTTTAGCCTGGCAAGCTTTTCAAGGGAAGTATCAGGTCTTATTGTTTCATCTGCGGCAAAAATAACTGGCTTTTTTGTATCAGGATGTAATACTTCAAAAGGGACGATTTCTTCTGAAAACCATTCATTTATCTGAGCTTCATGGGCTTTTCTATGACTTTCCAGAGCAAATTTATCCTGCTCTTCTCTCGATACATTATACTTTTCCTGGAGTCTTTCAGCAGTTTGACCCATGCCCATGTTGCATAATGGGTCAATTGTGTCATTCCATCCATCCATCAAAACTTTATCCCCCATTTTGA
Protein-coding regions in this window:
- a CDS encoding radical SAM protein; protein product: MNIENIEKLRRKPRRAYKQPINELHFYFKKLWKESKPIAKLFRTDSHGYLYDTGTNKILKCDDIEYSLLTKLISMDIEEAINKTLSEYTKEQFIEAANKIRSAIEKENILQTKKATQFGLSAHFHNIEELINTSLGMVQLEITEQCNLRCNYCIYNPFVSDKRNHGNRNMNPSVAKAAIDYLTTHSSGKEGVAVTFYGGEPLLRFPFIKSCVNYAHHTLNKKRHRFSLTTNSTLLTAEMADFFYHENFSVVVSIDGPEEIHDDYRKDFRGRGSFKHTILGLKNLIDVFGEGSKERIFLSMVYTPPYSERKLNRISKLWVEIPWLPKDIPVLITYPHSESIPTEKYPNNSILEDKTMLEWAIERYMDYYTGKSELNPIANSIIEEKLARLIQRPIYPKPIDKYYLNGCCIPGVRKIFVSTEGDFHLCERVPSTAPKIGNVYSGIDIETIENIYIDEYSTKSLPSCSTCWAIQLCPECYVNAFNNGKFDINKKIKNCIIAQYLTEKYLRFFCKLLDLNPKGLNYLSKWRIE
- a CDS encoding NHL repeat-containing protein; the encoded protein is MSLIIFLLLSSEASFLAKTIHNTMQEINGCESKVKITLVREWGGEETADKAKFFNEPTDIEIDRDGLVYIVDSGNHRIQVFDKSGKYINTIGRKGQGPADFLYPFDLEFDNKNNMIISDRYNSRIQILKTTGDFLKTFKINYFPYHIGVMRGGIIMYNGSRSLKSSSLILLYNYEGRIIREIGKRKEEKSLLLTLMKSSIYFSLDTYENIYTSYLYSPLLQKYSNTGELVMNISFEMPFTVPELKYMQTKSYIGLQAEQISKGLSIDNQGRIYLIVITRPRTKEEYKIGTKMIIEDRNRSINIIPGPKAYVDSETTDLYRLLVFNNSGKIITTKQLNTYCDNIKVYNDRLFIIDRYVGMKIYEYKINFE
- a CDS encoding ABC transporter ATP-binding protein, whose amino-acid sequence is MFQATINFKESIISQKNKEESSKFHFSSVRLILPYLKEHLKEGLFASIFMILLSLLVLPTPYLMKYIVDDVITKKNLSLLNLIILAIIGFQILKLLLSFLTNYFFNILNQEVLVKIKKDLFSKLLRLPLSFFDSQQTGYLHSRISEVEGLGIFFSNYIVRILIGILEFLFCLWILLYLNWKLTLISLTVIPFLFVATRFYSRSIRKTSKEVMEKGASLSRKIQESLSGVEVIKSFSSEDRETTKIHTSLDELKQTNIKRNIQFTISSEILSLIGALGGFIVLWYSGWKIIEGTFTIGTYIAFSAYLAKLYGPTQILATMGLTLQPAITALNRVTELFELIEERDEGVRIKEIKGEIEFKDVFFSYDSKKEDVLKSLNLIVKPGEKILIKGPNGSGKSTIVKLILGLYRTDRGKITIDGRDINTLSLSSLRERISFVSQNVFLFNDTIWNNILYSKPDAKDEKVIESARLAGAYEFIMNLEDGFETVIGETGKKLSGGERKKLSIARAILKDSDIIIFDEATSELDLDSQKRIEELITERFKERTCIIISHRAFGKNSIDRKYTLNDGKVVDTNSKFIRMG
- a CDS encoding zinc-binding dehydrogenase, producing the protein MKAAIFYGPNQPLKIEEFPTPELKRDEVFIKIRACGVCHTDLHYIDHGVPTFKKPPLILGHEPSGIVEKVGEDVKEFKPGDKVLIPAVLTCGYCEYCRTGRENICRNMIMLGNNIDGAYAEYIAAPAKDIFHLPDEIPLEEGAVIADAVSTPYHAVKNRANIKPGDVVVVFGCGGVGINVVQLASAMGAIVVAVDVKESKLEWAKKFGAYEIVNASKVEDLAKTLRKMTGGGADVAIEAIGNPKTMEIAFNSLKSGGRLVVIGYSDQNLCLNAGRIMFREMEVMGSLGCRPVDYPKIIELAKIGKIKIKELVTHKFPLSQINDAFDLLRKGEESLLRAIVVM
- a CDS encoding enoyl-CoA hydratase/isomerase family protein, with the protein product MSYENIIVEKKDDVFVLTLNRPPLNILNIKMMNEINMALEEVLGWKECKILLIKGEGKAFSAGADVGEHLPEKVNEMLKTFHKMFYLLDLFEGISVSAVNGSALGGGCELALFCDMVLASEKAKFGQPEIKLGVFPPVAVALYPLVFPSRFIMDFILSGEIIDATEAEKKGLINKIISSERFYEEVDEYLKKFKSLSLSSLKITKTVIKKIIKLDFQNNLKFADEDYLTILMKTEDANEGLKAFLEKREPLWKNK
- a CDS encoding DUF2889 domain-containing protein, which produces MEIYERNINSSVRKLNEKYIVTEASLLDLSHNMRVELKINLETSVIEEASAQILKAPFQVCNYTLENIKRIEGFKIERGINKKLINALGKSDGCTHFYELALEAVRLSFNVMLGIRFNWKEWVSRTVNEEEFIKMAMPYLKNSCLPFKTDE
- a CDS encoding thiolase family protein, producing the protein MELSDVVVISAVRTAMGKFGGTLRNVPAYNLGAHAIKESLKRVGLEGMDVVDEVILGHCRQAGNGPNPVRTASVRAGIPASIPAHSLNMACPSGMKALILASQAIRLKEAEVMVVGGMESMSTIPYLLKDARWEGFKMGDKVLMDGWNDTIDPLCNMGMGQTAERLQEKYNVSREEQDKFALESHRKAHEAQINEWFSEEIVPFEVLHPDTKKPVIFAADETIRPDTSLEKLARLKPVFKQNGTVTAGNSCSMSDGATALVVTSREKARSLGVEPLFSIISHATAAVDPDVMGEGPSISMPMVLKDAGMTLSDMDLIEVNEAFAVQILANEMNLKWDRSKLNIHGGAIALGHPTGISGARILVTLYYALRRIDKEIGIAGICGGGGVTTAMVIKREK